ATTCTTCCCCGGAAAAGGCTTTAATGCTGGTCCACGGGGAAAGAGGAGCTGTCCAGAAAACATCATCTGCCGGTAAACCTAAAGGTAGGAAACCTAAAGAACAGAGATAGACACAAGGAGTTGATAAATAAGAATCCCCTAATTCCGGCTGTTCACCACACACTCCAATCGTTAACCAACCATTTTTATCAAAGGTACCCGGCTGTTCAAATAAACGCTTCAGCATAGCAGTCATTGCCCCCCGTACTTGACCTGCTTTTAAACTTGATGGAAGTTGATGGAATAATGCACTGGCTCCCAAAACTTGAAAAGCTGCCGAACGATAACTTACTGAACGTCCCAATACCGGATAACTTCCATCCGGTGCAATCATGCGTTCCTGAATTTCCGCATATCTGACGAAACGTTTCCACTCTTTGTCTAAAAGTATCTGATAAGATGAATCATATTTCACTACAACCTTTAAAACCTGTAACAACATAGGATGAATGACATAACTATTGTAATAATCCAAATGAAAATTCTCCCCATCTCCATAAACTCCGTCTCCTTTATACCATTGTTCATGTGATGAAATAGCCTTCTCTATTACTTCAAAATTCCATTCATTACCGAAACTTTTCAACCCACATTCCACCATCGCAGAAAACAATAGCCAATTATTATTTCCCGGCTTCATTGTACGTGTCGATTTCCATTGTTCTATTAAACGTTGTTGAGTCTTATCATCAAGATTTCCCCATAACTGAGTGGGTGCCTGTAACAATCCTTGTATCAAAAAGGCACTATTCACCAAGATCTGCCGTGTGGCTGTACTATTAAAATAATCATCAGCATGAGGATCTACAGAATTCTTCAACCCCTTACAGACCATTTTAATATATTTATCACGCAACTTTCCTTCTGCAGTTTTATCTGGCCCCAATTCTAACCATGGTGCTATTCCTGCTATTGTTCGTCCCACCGACTCCATATGTGTAACAAACTCCCTGCTACTAGCTTTCGCAGATGAAGAACGTCCAACTGGAATATTCTTTCTTAACTGGTCCTTACTCAAATTACTCAAAACCGGATCTGCTATCTTTAATAGCGTATGTACCCAATATTCTCTATCACTCTGGGAAGCATTTTGCCCTTGTACAGCAGAAATTGCCATAACAGAAAAGAAAAAAGCCGATACTAATTTAATCAGTTGATGTGTCATAGCTTTATTTTTAGATTATAACTTGTGGTTGCAAAACTATGGAAAAAAACAGATTTCAAATAAGACAGAAATTCTAATATATATTCATTTCATCCACAAAATCCCTCTTCCACTAAAAAGGACAATATTGCTATTATTTGAACGATTGTATTATCGAATCTAAAAGCTAAGCATTATTTTTGTACCACAATCAGTAATAAAAATACTATGAGAAACGTCATACTGTTAACATTTTACATACTAATAGGAAATATATTCAGTACATCTCTTTATGCAGATAACAGCATAAAATTACATGCATCGCACATATCCATTAATAAAGGAATGCATCAGTCGACAATTCATGCCATGTATCAGGATGAGTTCGGAATGATATGGTTTGGTACCAAAAGAGGATTAGTAAGATATGATGGAACTCAAATGAAATTCATACAAAAACTTTATAATGACATTCCCGATGCAGAAGAGTTGGTACGTTCCATTACGGGGGATCAAAATGGCAATATTTATATAGAGACACGTTCAGGCATTATAGAGTATAACATAAAACAAGATCATTTCCGTAAAATAACCCCTTATTCACAATGCATGTACTATTCGGACTCTTGCTTATGGATAGGGTATAAAAATACAATCTACCAATGGAAGAACAATATATTAAAACTACATTTACAGTTACCAAAGGAATCTTGCATTATAGATTGCATCACTGAAACATCCAAAGGAAATCTGTACATAGGCACCAGAGACGACGGTATATTCCTTATCAGAAGGAATAAAGACACAAAACAGATGTTAGCGAATATCAACCAGATACGCCAATTATACATTGATTCAGAACAAAAGATATGGGTCGCTACCCGAAGGAACGGATTATTCCTCATAGATAGTGATGAAAATATCAAAAATTATAATTATTCAGAAAACAGCAATAATTGCATATCAAGTGACATTGTACGATCTATATGCGAAGACAATGCAGGTAACTTATGGATTGCCACTTTCAATGGATTAAATAAATATGATAAAAAAGAAAGAAAGTTCCTCCAATATGAGTTTATTAACGAAAATGCCTATACCCTAAATGATGCATCTATCTATTGCTTAATGAAAGATCAACAAGGAACTATTTGGAGCGGTTCGTTTTATGGTGAAATAAATTGCTTTCACCCGGAGCACAGTACATTCTCCTATCATTTTGTCACTAAAGATATAATGCCATCCTCCCCATCTAAACATGCAATCTTCGGAAAAACAGTAGAAGATAATGAAGGGAATTTATGGATGGCAACAGAACGAGACGGATTATATTTTTTCAATACACACACCAAAGCTTTGAAAAAGCTACCATTCACAGACAACGTGCAAACCTTATATCTGGATAAACCCAAAAACATCCTATGGATCGGAACATTACTTGGCGGACTAAAAAAATATGATCTGCAAACTCAATCCACTCAGGTATTTCTCAGAAACGTATTACACAACAATAGCATCAGAGAAATTATCCCTTATAATGATTCCCTTATCATAGCTACGCATAACGGCATCAGTATATTTGATACTCATACAAATAAAAGTACCATCCTCTCTTCAGAACAGATAGATTTACAGAGAATGTCTGTGACAACCATCCTATTAGACTCCCAAAAACAACTATGGATTGCTGTTCAGAATCAATTACTTTGCTACAACCTGCTCAATAAATCATGGCAGCATATTTGTATTCGCAAATCGGAGAACTGTATAGTCAACAAGATTATTGAGAATCGGAATGGGGATATCTTAATAGGAACCTCCAGACATGGAATATTCCGGAAAAGAAAAGGAGAAGCAGAATTAGAACCCTTTGCCACAGATGCCATCTTAATGAAAGACATTATAGATATGTGTGAAGATAAGTATGGTGGTATTCTTATTGTTACCAATGAAGGACTCATTTATATAAATAATGAAGAAGAAATTACTAATATTGATAAAAACCGATTCTTATCTACTTTCCAGGTAAATAGCAACTGCTTATTTCTGGACCGAAACAATAATGTCTATTTAGGAGGAATCAATATGTTCTGTTCATTCCCTTTAAAGCAAATTTTCAACAAACCAGAGCATTATCAAGTAGGTATATCTGAATTCTCCGTCAATGATACTCCCTTGGAGGTAGACTCAAGCGGAAAAACACTTAAGCAATCCATTCTTTACACTAACAGGATTGAATTGCCTTATGATCAGCATGCCATAGGAATCAGAGCATATACCAATAACTATGCCGCCTCTTTTACCTGTGGCATTAAATATAAACTGGAACCTTTTGACAAAGAATGGAAACGCACCAATAGTTTAAATGAAATAAACTATACCAATTTATCACCAGATAAATACATCTTATATATTCAAGGAGATGTAGCCTTGGCCAATGGAGAATTTCCGGAGCGCAAACTCGATATCATAATAAATCCTCCTTTTTATCAAACCCCTCTAGCCTACATATTATATGTTCTATTAACTATTCTATTACTATACGAAGCATACCAAGTAATCATCTTACGTTCATCTCTAAAAATAGAAAAGGAACAGAAGCGAAATATGGAGCAACTCAATCAAAGCAAACTACGTTTCTTCACTAACATATCTCATGAATTCAAAACACCTTTAACACTTATATCCAATCAAGTCGAACTATTATTACAGAGTAAAAATATACCTCCAAAGCTAAATACTAAATTACTGAATATTTGGAGAAACATCACCAGATTAAATCAACTCATCATAGAACTGATGGAATTCAGAAAACAAGAACAGGGTTTCACTCCTTTAAAGGTAAACTATTATAATTTAATAGACATAGTGAATAATGTGGTAGACTCTTTCAAAGAGTATGCACAAACAAGAAAAATAAACCTAACTTTACTTGCCGGACAAGATGATATTTCTTTCTATTTTGATAAGCAGTTAATTGAAAAAGCACTATTTAATTTGTTATCCAATGCTTTCAAATTTACTCCAGAAAATGGCAATATCTTCGTACGATTAAAATATGAAAGCATGAAAGTTTCATTGGAAATCTCAGATACAGGTGTAGGCATTAATGCCAAAGAGTTAGAAAATATATTCATCCGGTTTTACCAAACAGATAATACTTGTTTCACTAATAATATCGGAACTGGAATCGGCTTGGCTTACACAAAAAATATAGTAGAGGCCCATAAAGGAGTAATCACAGTTAAAAGTATTAAAGGAAAAGGTAGTTGTTTCACTATACAACTGCCTACTGATATCCAATATCCTCCCAGCAATATTCAGGAAAATTTGCCTATCATAGAAGATTACAAGCTTAATGTAGCTGGTTTCATCTCCACAGATACACAGGAAGGAGGAGCAACAGAAGAAAGAAAGGAAAATAGTGAAAAGCATTATAAGCTATTAATTATAGAAGATAACCAGGAACTCAGGCAACTACTCACAGAAGTCTTTTCTGACCTCTACAATGTCGAAACAGCAGAAAATGGTAAAAAAGGATATGAAAAAGCTCTCTCTGTTATACCCGACATCATTATCAGTGATGTTGTTATGCCGGAGATGTCCGGAACAGAGTTATGTCAGAAATTAAAAAACAATATAAAGACCTCTCACATTCCCATCATTTTATTAACATCACAAACAGCTTCTGAATACATTATTGAAGGTCTGAAAATTGGAGCAGACGACTATATATGCAAACCTTTCAGCATTAAACAATTGATTGTCAGATGTAATAACTTAATCAATCTACGCAGAACATTACAACAAAAATATGCTAAAGAAAGCAATTCCAGCAGTGAATTAATTGCCACATCTACATTAGATCAAGTTTTATTAGATAAATCTATCGAGCTAATTGAAAATAACCTAGAAAATCCTGTATTCAGTGTTGATTTCCTGGCACAAGAACTTTGTATAGGACGTACCAAATACTTCACGAAAATAAAAGCAATAACAGGTATGACACCTAACGAATTTATTATAAACATTAAACTTAAATTAGCTTACCGAAGAATTGAACAACAACCGGATATCTCTATTACAGAACTCGCCATGCAATTGGGATTCAGTTCTACCAGCTATTTCATAAAACGATTTAAAGAATTTTCCGGAATGACACCTAATCAGTATAAACAAAAGATAAATGAGAATGGCACATCATAGCAAATTATCCTTCCTCCACCTGCATCGCCACAATCTCCTGCAAAACGCTAACAGCCGTTTCTACATTCTTCACATCTTTTACCAACATACTACGACGGGTATTCTGCTCACGCAGATCGCAACGGCGGGTATATTTCATCATATAAGCAATGACTTTACCGAACGCCTGGCTCTGATAATACGGGCTATCCGGATTAGAAACAAAGAACAATGACATACGTCCTCCCTTGAGAAAAACTTTCTCTGCACCAAGACGTGCAGCAAGGCGGCGTAAAGGTACAATCCGTAGTAGTTCTTCCGTTTCTGACGGGATAGGACCAAACCGGTCTATAAGACGAGTACGGAAGTCCTCCACATCTTTATCCAACGTCAAACTATCTAATTCGCGGTAAAGCAACATACGCTCACTACTACCCGTAACATAAGTGGCAGGAAGCAACAATTCCAAATCACTCTCTACCTGACATTCATCTACAAATTGCTCTCCACTGATGACGCCCCCCTCTGCTTTCAGTTCTTCGGCATAAAGATCTGCAAATTCATCCGTCTTCAGTTCATGTACAGCTTCTGATAGTATCTTCTGATAGGTTTCATAACCCAGATCGGCAATAAAGCCACTCTGTTCCGCACCAAGCATATTGCCTGCACCACGAATATCGAGATCCTGCATGGCTATATGAATTCCACTACCCAGGTCACTGAAATTCTCAATAGCTTGCAGACGACGCCTTGCTTCAGGAGTCAGGGAAGAAAGCGGAGGAGCCAACAAATAGCAGAATGCTTTCTTATTGCTTCGTCCTACACGACCACGCATCTGATGCAAGTCGCTCAGTCCGAAATTCTGTGCCTGATTGATGATAATGGTATTGGCATTCGGAATATCAATGCCGCTCTCTATAATTGTAGTGGCTATCAGCACATCATAATCATAATTGACAAAGCCGAAAATAATCTTTTCCAATTCGGTCGGCTCCATTTGTCCATGCCCGATGGCTATACGGCAATCCGGAATATGCCGTTCAATCATCGCTTTTAATTCAGGCAAATTAGAAATGCGGTTATTTACAAGAAATACCTGTCCGTTCCGGCTCATCTCAAAGTTGATAGCATCCACTATAACTTCCTCATTAAAGGTATGCACCTCAGTCTGAATAGGATAACGGTTTGGAGGAGGCGTTTGAATAACGCTCAGGTCACGTGCCCCCATTAATGAGAACTGCAATGTACGCGGAATAGGCGTGGCCGTCATGGTCAAGGTGTCTACATTGACCTTCAACTGGCGCAACTTCTCCTTAACGGATACACCGAACTTCTGTTCTTCATCAATAATCAGCAACCCCAAGTCCTTGAATTGTATGTCCTTACCTAAAATCCGATGTGTACCGATAAGTATATTCACATCACCTGCCGCCAATCCTTTTACGACCGCTTTTGCCTGAGCTGCCGTACGGGCACGACTCAGGTACTCCACCCTACAAGGCAAATCTTTCAAACGCTCTTTAAACGTCTGGAAATGTTGGTAAGCCAACACGGTGGTAGGTACCAGAACCGCTACCTGTTTATTGTCCGCCACAGCTTTAAAAGCAGCACGAACTGCCACTTCTGTTTTACCAAACCCCACGTCTCCACAAACCAGACGATCCATAGGACGGTTACTTTCCATATCCGCTTTTACATCCGCCGTTGCTTTACTTTGGTCTGGTGTATCTTCGTAAATAAAAGATGCTTCCAGTTCCCGTTGCAAGAAACTATCCACACTGAACTGAAAACCTTTTTCCTCACGACGCTGAGAATACAATTTTATGAGGTCACGGGCAATATCCTTAATTTTGGTCTTAGTACGCTCTTTAAGTTTCTCCCAAGCTCCCGTACCCAATTTATTCAAACGGGGAGCCTCACCATCTTTTCCTTTATACTTTGAAACTTTATGTAATGAATGGATAGAAACAAAAACTACATCTTCATTCTGATAAACCAGTTTCATCACTTCCTGCGTTGTATCACCGTTAGGAATACGCACCAATCCGGAAAAGCGTCCCACACCATGATCGGTATGTACCACATAATCTCCCGGTGTAAACTGATTCAACTCTTTCAGACTCAGAGCGACCTTGCCACTACGTGCCTTATCACTTTTGAGATTATATTTATGAAAACGGTCGAATAACTGATGATCCGTAAAAATGCAAAGCCGCAAGGCATTATCGGCAAAACCTTCATGCAACGTGCGCTCTACAGCTGTAAAAGCAATCTCTTCTCCCCTGTCTTCAAAAATGGCACGAATACGGTCAGTCTGCTTCATACTATCACTACAGATGTAAAGCGTATACCCTTTCTCCATATACTCTTTGAAGCTTTCGGCCACCATATCAAAGTTTTTATGGAATATAGGTTGAGCAGACGTATCGAATGTCACTGTAGCATCCGGTGTCCCGGTTGGTTTGTTACCGAACTCCATACGGCAAAAGTCCAACGCACGAAGCGTAAACTCACTTCCATCAATCAGCTTTCCATCCAAAGTAATACAACCACTTTCTTCCGCTTCGCGGGCAGCAATCGCTTGTGGGGTAAGTGTTTCATCGTGTACAGTCTGAATACGTTCACGCAGCCAAAGCAGATCACGCATTGCCAATACAGTATTCGCCGACAGAAAATCCAGGAAGGAAACCATACCGCTTGCATCCCCCTGTTCCAAACTACGGCTCAAATCCGGCACGATAACAATACTGTCTTTCCTTTCTTTAGAAAGTTGCGTTTCTACTTCAAACGTACGAATACTTTCTACTTCATCACCAAAAAAGTCTATACGATATGGAAATTCGGAAGAGAAAGAAAATACATCAATGATACTACCACGTACAGCATACTGCCCCGGTTCATAGACATAGTCCACATACTCAAAACCATAGCTACGCAAGACTTCCGTAATAAAATTCGTATCCACATTTTCCCCTGTATGCAATTTCAGAGTTTTATCTCCCAGTTCCTTCCGGGAAACCACCTTTTCTGCCAAAGCATCGGGATAAGTCACAACACAAAGTCCTTCCTCTCCTTTTTGTAAGCGGCTCAACACTTCTGTACGCAGAATTTCATTGGCCGCATCTTTCTGCCCGTATTTTATTGCCCTACGAAACGAAGAAGGAAAGAACAAAACTTTCTCAGTTCCCAGTATTTGTGTTAAATCATGGTAAAAATATCCTGCCTCTTCCAGATCGCCCAGAATAAAAACAAAAGGAAACTCTCCGCGTTGCACCAGCACGGATGAAAACAATGAAGCGGCAGAGGCACACAGCCCCCCGCAAAAAAGGGTGCGGACAGACGGATCCTTCAGCAGGCCACTTATAGCTTCCACATTGGAGTGAGTGGCATATCGTTGTTGTAGCTCGGTAATTGTCATCATAACGGGCGCGAAATTACTAAATAATCCTTAGATTTATTCGTATGTGACAGAAAACACTTAACTTTGTTCCCAATTAGAACCCCCTTTTATGAATATGCAGACATCGGACAGCATCGTTATCATTCCCACATACAACGAACGGGAAAACATCGAGAATATTATCCGCGCCGTTTTCGCCTTGGAAAAAGTATTCCATATCCTTATCATTGAAGATGGCTCGCCTGACGGCACTGCCAGCATCGTCAAAACGTTGCAGCAAGAGTTTCCCGAACGCTTATTCATGATAGAGCGGAAAGGAAAATTAGGGTTAGGTACTGCCTACATTGCCGGGTTCAAATGGTCTCTGGAACATGATTATGAATACATCTTCGAAATGGATGCTGATTTCAGCCACAATCCGGCTGACCTTCCCCGTCTATATAAAGCTTGTGCCGAAGAAGGTGCCGATGTTGCCATCGGTTCGCGGTATATCAGCGGAGTCAATGTGGTAAATTGGCCCATGGGACGTGTATTGATGTCCTATTTTGCCTCCAAGTATGTGCGTCTTATTACGGGTATCCCTGTACAAGATACAACAGCCGGGTTCAAATGCTACCGTCGTAGGGTACTGGAAACAATCGACCTCGATGGTATCCGTTTCAAAGGTTATGCTTTCCAGATTGAAATGAAATTCACTGCCTATAAATGCGGCTTCAAGATAGTAGAAGTCCCGGTTATTTTTATCAACCGTGAACTGGGCACTTCAAAAATGAACAGTAGTATCTTTGGAGAAGCTGTCTTCGGGGTTATCAAATTGAAAGTACATAGTTGGTTTCACAAGTACCCGAAAGCTGTGAAAAATGGTTAGTGATTAACGATAAATGATTTAGCAGAAGATGAAAAGAACTCTGATACATAACGCTACAATAGTTAACGAGGGACATTCTGTGCAAGGTTCCATAGTAATTGAAAACGGAAAGATTGCCGAGGTGTTGACTTATGGCAAAGAACTGTCCGCCCCTTGTGATGAAACAATAGATGCTACCGGCTGCTGTCTGCTTCCGGGTATCATTGACGACCATGTACATTTCCGTGATCCGGGACTGACCCATAAAGCGGATATCTTTACCGAAAGCCGTGCCGCCGCCGCCGGTGGTGTCACTTCCATCATGGACATGCCGAATACACAGCCATTGACTACCACTCTTGATGCACTTGAACAGAAATTCGATCTTTTGAATGAGAAGTGTATTGTCAACCATTCCTGCTACTTCGGTGCCACCAATAATAATTACACAGAGTTCAGTAAGCTGGACAAACATCGTGTATGCGGCATCAAACTCTTTATGGGTTCCAGCACCGGTAATATGTTGGTAGACAAAAGTAACAGTCTGCTGAACATTTTCAACGGAACAGATATGCTGATTGCAACTCATTGCGAGAGCCAGGAGATTATCAAAAAGAATACTGAATATTACAAGGAAATGTTCCGTAACGCACCGGAAATCCCAATCAGCAAACATCCCAACATACGTTCTGTAGCAGCGTGTTATTCCTCATCACAACTTGCTATACGTATGGCAAGCCTAGCCGGTGCACGCTTGCATGTGCTGCATGTTTCTACTGCAAAAGAATTGCAACTGTTCAGTGATGCTCCATTGGAAGATAAACATATTACAGCCGAAGCCTGCATTGCACATCTGCTATACCGCCAACAGGATTATAAAGAACTGGGAACCCGCATCAAATGTAATCCTTCCATTAAGAAACAAGCTGACCGCGATGCCTTACGGAATGCAGTCAACACCGGAGTTATCGATGTCATTGCTACCGACCATGCACCTCACCTGCTCAGCGAGAAAGAAGGTGGTGCCTTGAAAGCAATGTCGGGTATGCCAATGATTCAATTCTCCTTGGTCAGTATGCTTGAACTGGCGGAAAAAGGCATTTTTTCTATCGAAACCATTGTTGAGAAAATGTGTCATGCCCCTGCCCAGATATATGGTATCTGCAATCGCGGTTATATTCGCGAAGGCTATCAGGCCGACCTCGTACTTGTCAGTCATGGCGAACGTTGGGAAGTCAATACTGAGAATATACTCAGCAAATGCGGATGGAGTCCGCTCGAAGGTAATTCTTTCCGTTGGAAAGTAGAAAAGACATTTGCGAACGGACATCTGATATATAGTGACGGTCAAGTAGATGATACTTACCGCGGTGAAGAACTGAGATTCGATTATTAATACTAAAATTTAGCGATGAATAATTCAGTGGATAAGGTATTGACGTATACCATTCACGAGGTTGCTCCATATATCAACTGGATATATTTCTTTCATGCATGGGGTTTCCAACCCAAGGAAAAAGAACGTGCCAAAGCGGCTGAAGCCATGCAGCTGTTTAAGGAAGCAAACCAGATGCTCAACCAACTGGATAAAAATTATCATGTCCACATTATTTTCCGTCTATGTGAAGCCAATGCCGATGGAGATA
The nucleotide sequence above comes from Bacteroides intestinalis DSM 17393. Encoded proteins:
- a CDS encoding DUF2264 domain-containing protein; this translates as MAISAVQGQNASQSDREYWVHTLLKIADPVLSNLSKDQLRKNIPVGRSSSAKASSREFVTHMESVGRTIAGIAPWLELGPDKTAEGKLRDKYIKMVCKGLKNSVDPHADDYFNSTATRQILVNSAFLIQGLLQAPTQLWGNLDDKTQQRLIEQWKSTRTMKPGNNNWLLFSAMVECGLKSFGNEWNFEVIEKAISSHEQWYKGDGVYGDGENFHLDYYNSYVIHPMLLQVLKVVVKYDSSYQILLDKEWKRFVRYAEIQERMIAPDGSYPVLGRSVSYRSAAFQVLGASALFHQLPSSLKAGQVRGAMTAMLKRLFEQPGTFDKNGWLTIGVCGEQPELGDSYLSTPCVYLCSLGFLPLGLPADDVFWTAPLSPWTSIKAFSGEEFPIDKFMKP
- a CDS encoding hybrid sensor histidine kinase/response regulator transcription factor, whose amino-acid sequence is MRNVILLTFYILIGNIFSTSLYADNSIKLHASHISINKGMHQSTIHAMYQDEFGMIWFGTKRGLVRYDGTQMKFIQKLYNDIPDAEELVRSITGDQNGNIYIETRSGIIEYNIKQDHFRKITPYSQCMYYSDSCLWIGYKNTIYQWKNNILKLHLQLPKESCIIDCITETSKGNLYIGTRDDGIFLIRRNKDTKQMLANINQIRQLYIDSEQKIWVATRRNGLFLIDSDENIKNYNYSENSNNCISSDIVRSICEDNAGNLWIATFNGLNKYDKKERKFLQYEFINENAYTLNDASIYCLMKDQQGTIWSGSFYGEINCFHPEHSTFSYHFVTKDIMPSSPSKHAIFGKTVEDNEGNLWMATERDGLYFFNTHTKALKKLPFTDNVQTLYLDKPKNILWIGTLLGGLKKYDLQTQSTQVFLRNVLHNNSIREIIPYNDSLIIATHNGISIFDTHTNKSTILSSEQIDLQRMSVTTILLDSQKQLWIAVQNQLLCYNLLNKSWQHICIRKSENCIVNKIIENRNGDILIGTSRHGIFRKRKGEAELEPFATDAILMKDIIDMCEDKYGGILIVTNEGLIYINNEEEITNIDKNRFLSTFQVNSNCLFLDRNNNVYLGGINMFCSFPLKQIFNKPEHYQVGISEFSVNDTPLEVDSSGKTLKQSILYTNRIELPYDQHAIGIRAYTNNYAASFTCGIKYKLEPFDKEWKRTNSLNEINYTNLSPDKYILYIQGDVALANGEFPERKLDIIINPPFYQTPLAYILYVLLTILLLYEAYQVIILRSSLKIEKEQKRNMEQLNQSKLRFFTNISHEFKTPLTLISNQVELLLQSKNIPPKLNTKLLNIWRNITRLNQLIIELMEFRKQEQGFTPLKVNYYNLIDIVNNVVDSFKEYAQTRKINLTLLAGQDDISFYFDKQLIEKALFNLLSNAFKFTPENGNIFVRLKYESMKVSLEISDTGVGINAKELENIFIRFYQTDNTCFTNNIGTGIGLAYTKNIVEAHKGVITVKSIKGKGSCFTIQLPTDIQYPPSNIQENLPIIEDYKLNVAGFISTDTQEGGATEERKENSEKHYKLLIIEDNQELRQLLTEVFSDLYNVETAENGKKGYEKALSVIPDIIISDVVMPEMSGTELCQKLKNNIKTSHIPIILLTSQTASEYIIEGLKIGADDYICKPFSIKQLIVRCNNLINLRRTLQQKYAKESNSSSELIATSTLDQVLLDKSIELIENNLENPVFSVDFLAQELCIGRTKYFTKIKAITGMTPNEFIINIKLKLAYRRIEQQPDISITELAMQLGFSSTSYFIKRFKEFSGMTPNQYKQKINENGTS
- the mfd gene encoding transcription-repair coupling factor, translating into MTITELQQRYATHSNVEAISGLLKDPSVRTLFCGGLCASAASLFSSVLVQRGEFPFVFILGDLEEAGYFYHDLTQILGTEKVLFFPSSFRRAIKYGQKDAANEILRTEVLSRLQKGEEGLCVVTYPDALAEKVVSRKELGDKTLKLHTGENVDTNFITEVLRSYGFEYVDYVYEPGQYAVRGSIIDVFSFSSEFPYRIDFFGDEVESIRTFEVETQLSKERKDSIVIVPDLSRSLEQGDASGMVSFLDFLSANTVLAMRDLLWLRERIQTVHDETLTPQAIAAREAEESGCITLDGKLIDGSEFTLRALDFCRMEFGNKPTGTPDATVTFDTSAQPIFHKNFDMVAESFKEYMEKGYTLYICSDSMKQTDRIRAIFEDRGEEIAFTAVERTLHEGFADNALRLCIFTDHQLFDRFHKYNLKSDKARSGKVALSLKELNQFTPGDYVVHTDHGVGRFSGLVRIPNGDTTQEVMKLVYQNEDVVFVSIHSLHKVSKYKGKDGEAPRLNKLGTGAWEKLKERTKTKIKDIARDLIKLYSQRREEKGFQFSVDSFLQRELEASFIYEDTPDQSKATADVKADMESNRPMDRLVCGDVGFGKTEVAVRAAFKAVADNKQVAVLVPTTVLAYQHFQTFKERLKDLPCRVEYLSRARTAAQAKAVVKGLAAGDVNILIGTHRILGKDIQFKDLGLLIIDEEQKFGVSVKEKLRQLKVNVDTLTMTATPIPRTLQFSLMGARDLSVIQTPPPNRYPIQTEVHTFNEEVIVDAINFEMSRNGQVFLVNNRISNLPELKAMIERHIPDCRIAIGHGQMEPTELEKIIFGFVNYDYDVLIATTIIESGIDIPNANTIIINQAQNFGLSDLHQMRGRVGRSNKKAFCYLLAPPLSSLTPEARRRLQAIENFSDLGSGIHIAMQDLDIRGAGNMLGAEQSGFIADLGYETYQKILSEAVHELKTDEFADLYAEELKAEGGVISGEQFVDECQVESDLELLLPATYVTGSSERMLLYRELDSLTLDKDVEDFRTRLIDRFGPIPSETEELLRIVPLRRLAARLGAEKVFLKGGRMSLFFVSNPDSPYYQSQAFGKVIAYMMKYTRRCDLREQNTRRSMLVKDVKNVETAVSVLQEIVAMQVEEG
- a CDS encoding polyprenol monophosphomannose synthase — its product is MQTSDSIVIIPTYNERENIENIIRAVFALEKVFHILIIEDGSPDGTASIVKTLQQEFPERLFMIERKGKLGLGTAYIAGFKWSLEHDYEYIFEMDADFSHNPADLPRLYKACAEEGADVAIGSRYISGVNVVNWPMGRVLMSYFASKYVRLITGIPVQDTTAGFKCYRRRVLETIDLDGIRFKGYAFQIEMKFTAYKCGFKIVEVPVIFINRELGTSKMNSSIFGEAVFGVIKLKVHSWFHKYPKAVKNG
- a CDS encoding dihydroorotase, yielding MKRTLIHNATIVNEGHSVQGSIVIENGKIAEVLTYGKELSAPCDETIDATGCCLLPGIIDDHVHFRDPGLTHKADIFTESRAAAAGGVTSIMDMPNTQPLTTTLDALEQKFDLLNEKCIVNHSCYFGATNNNYTEFSKLDKHRVCGIKLFMGSSTGNMLVDKSNSLLNIFNGTDMLIATHCESQEIIKKNTEYYKEMFRNAPEIPISKHPNIRSVAACYSSSQLAIRMASLAGARLHVLHVSTAKELQLFSDAPLEDKHITAEACIAHLLYRQQDYKELGTRIKCNPSIKKQADRDALRNAVNTGVIDVIATDHAPHLLSEKEGGALKAMSGMPMIQFSLVSMLELAEKGIFSIETIVEKMCHAPAQIYGICNRGYIREGYQADLVLVSHGERWEVNTENILSKCGWSPLEGNSFRWKVEKTFANGHLIYSDGQVDDTYRGEELRFDY